The Triticum aestivum cultivar Chinese Spring chromosome 3A, IWGSC CS RefSeq v2.1, whole genome shotgun sequence genome includes a region encoding these proteins:
- the LOC123059851 gene encoding fruit protein pKIWI502: MLLRSPPRHLHLLRPHHLRVLSHAAAALASPAPPPAPTEWTEAPVASVRAATADASLFHVSLDLSAHGPLLASHVAAGQFLPFRLPSAPYPIFLAISSPPPASSSSGSSPKSFDFLVKRLPGTPSARLCDLRPGDLVPVGGSVVGRGFEVTRIADARDVLVFATGSGISPIRSLIESGFGENEKIDVSLFYGVRNLQRMAYQERFSDWESRGIKIIPVLSRPDDQWTGQRGYVQNAFSRAKKVINPSSTGAILCGHKQMTEEITRALVADGMSKDKILTNF, translated from the exons atgctcctccggtcgccgccgcggcaCCTCCACCTACTCCGGCCGCACCACCTGCGAGTCCTCTCCCACGCTGCCGCGGCGCTCGCGTCCCCGGCCCCGCCCCCCGCCCCGACCGAGTGGACGGAGGCGCCCGTCGCCTCGGTGCGCGCGGCCACCGCCGACGCCTCCCTCTTCCACGTCTCCCTCGACCTCTCCGCCCACGGGCCCCTCCTCGCCTCCCACGTCGCCGCCGGCCAGTTCCTCCCCTTCCGCCTCCCGTCCGCCCCCTACCCCATCTTCCTCGCCATCTCCTCCCCTCCCCCGGCCTCCTCGTCCTCGGGGTCCTCGCCCAAATCGTTCGATTTCCTCGTCAAGCGCCTCCCCGGCACCCCCTCCGCGCGCCTCTGCGACCTCCGGCCCGGTGACCTCGTTCCCGTAGGGGGCAGCGTCGTCGGCCGCGGGTTCGAGGTAACCAGGATCGCCGACGCCCGCGACGTCCTCGTCTTCGCCACCGGATCCGGGATCAG TCCAATCCGGTCACTCATTGAGTCAGGTTTTGGTGAAAATGAGAAGATCGATGTAAGCCTCTTTTATGGGGTTAGAAACCTTCAAAGGATGGCTTATCAG GAAAGGTTCAGTGACTGGGAATCGAGAGGAATAAAAATTATACCTGTTCTCTCTAGACCAGATGATCAGTGGACTGGCCAGCGAGGCTATGTTCAG AATGCCTTTTCAAGGGCAAAGAAGGTTATAAATCCATCATCGACGGGAGCGATTTTGTGTGGACATAAACAGATGACTGAG GAAATTACTAGAGCTCTTGTTGCTGATGGTATGTCCAAAGATAAAATCCTAACAAACTTCTGA